A stretch of Phoenix dactylifera cultivar Barhee BC4 chromosome 16, palm_55x_up_171113_PBpolish2nd_filt_p, whole genome shotgun sequence DNA encodes these proteins:
- the LOC103709153 gene encoding L-ascorbate oxidase homolog: MRTPSSPPLVLGAMAFLALAFVATAEDPYRYFTWTVTHGPISPLGVQQQGILINGQFPGPRIDCVTNDNMIVDVINKIDEPILITWNGIKQRKNSWQDGVLGTNCPIPPGSNYTYKFQTKDQIGSFTYFLSTGMQRAAGGFGALNVYQRPQIPVPYAKPDGDFSLLVGDWYKAGHKALQQTLDSGRSLPFPDGLLINGAQQFTSFSGDQRKTYLFRVSNVGLMTSINFRIQGHQMKLVEVEGSHTLQNIYDSLDIHVGQSLAVLVTLDQPPKDYYIVTSTRFTRRVLTATGVLHYSNSNSPPSGPLPPPLRNPHISMRQARTIRWNLTASAARPNPQGSYHYGTITRTRSLVLKNSAPLINGKQRYAVNGVSFVVPDTPLKLADNFNIPGIFTWDSIPIPAPEGSAVLGTPVMRFNLHDFIEIVFQNTEDSMQSWHLDGYDFWVVGYGAGNWTEKFRRRYNLIDAVTRHTVQVYPKGWSAIFVSLDNQGMWNLRSAMWGRQYLGQQFYNRVWTLEKSFSNEYDIPSNALRCGKAVGFR; this comes from the exons ATGAGGACGCCATCGTCGCCACCTTTGGTCCTTGGAGCCATGGCGTTTTTGGCCTTGGCCTTCGTCGCGACCGCCGAAGACCCTTACCGGTACTTCACCTGGACAGTAACTCATGGACCAATCTCCCCTCTCGGCGTCCAGCAGCAG GGGATTCTCATTAACGGGCAGTTCCCTGGGCCTCGTATCGACTGCGTCACCAACGACAACATGATCGTCGATGTTATCAATAAGATCGACGAGCCTATACTCATAACTTG GAATGGGATCAAACAGAGGAAGAACTCGTGGCAAGATGGAGTTCTGGGGACCAACTGCCCCATACCTCCTGGTTCAAACTATACATATAAGTTTCAAACCAAGGACCAGATTGGAAGCTTCACCTACTTTCTCTCCACCGGAATGCAGCGGGCTGCCGGTGGCTTCGGTGCTCTGAATGTCTACCAGAGGCCGCAGATCCCGGTGCCATATGCGAAGCCTGATGGCGATTTCTCCCTGCTCGTCGGCGACTGGTACAAGGCCGGCCACAAG GCATTGCAGCAGACTTTGGATTCAGGGAGATCACTGCCTTTCCCTGACGGGCTTCTCATTAACGGCGCCCAGCAGTTCACTTCCTTCTCTGGGGatcaaa GAAAGACATACCTCTTTAGGGTCTCCAATGTGGGCTTGATGACCTCGATCAACTTCAGGATCCAGGGCCACCAAATGAAGCTCGTTGAGGTCGAAGGTTCCCACACACTTCAGAACATCTACGATTCCCTCGACATCCATGTCGGCCAATCGCTGGCGGTCTTGGTTACCTTGGATCAGCCCCCCAAGGACTACTACATCGTCACCTCGACTCGATTCACCAGAAGGGTGTTAACTGCAACTGGAGTACTGCATTACAGCAACTCAAACTCCCCTCCATCTGGACCACTTCCGCCACCTCTCCGCAATCCTCACATCTCTATGCGGCAAGCCAGAACCATTAG GTGGAATCTCACAGCTAGTGCAGCCAGGCCTAATCCTCAGGGATCATACCATTACGGTACCATAACGAGGACAAGGTCACTCGTCTTGAAGAATTCGGCCCCTCTGATCAATGGAAAGCAGCGCTACGCTGTCAATGGCGTTTCCTTTGTTGTTCCTGATACGCCTCTGAAGCTCGCCGACAACTTCAATATTCCTGGTATCTTCACCTGGGATAGCATCCCTATTCCGGCCCCTGAAGGCTCTGCTGTACTGGGTACCCCGGTCATGAGGTTTAATCTTCATGACTTCATTGAAATCGTCTTCCAAAACACTGAAGATTCCATGCAATCATGGCATCTTGATGGCTATGACTTCTGGGTTGTTGG ATATGGTGCTGGGAACTGGACAGAGAAGTTCAGAAGACGATATAACTTAATTGATGCTGTCACCAGACATACAGTTCAG GTTTATCCAAAGGGATGGTCTGCAATCTTTGTGTCTTTGGATAACCAAGGCATGTGGAACCTAAGATCTGCAATGTGGGGGAGGCAGTACCTGGGGCAGCAATTTTACAACAGAGTATGGACCTTAGAGAAAAGCTTCTCCAATGAGTACGACATCCCTTCAAATGCCCTGCGCTGTGGGAAGGCCGTAGGTTTTCGCTGA
- the LOC103709154 gene encoding dof zinc finger protein DOF2.2-like, which translates to MIQELLGGVVEERKISIPGSLLIDPSSSSTSLSSTSLSSASSSPSATSEPHQNLRCPRCDSSNTKFCYYNNYNLTQPRHFCKTCRRYWTKGGALRNVPIGGGCRKAKAAPVIAAGASKSGATKAKPSSPDLLARSGISGGLEHELPSSPLFWASPHTSHLMALLRATTVHNPNPNPHSSSTLSSVRNKEDGAMMGTHMAADTVGHALNSQGLSLDPLGQLPVAPCGSLWRNGNQYAYQQQPQTQPLQQHSNMLLGEVPSSGIQELYQRFKSSANYCNDQLQAVMSNVGCLDSSCSSATTAMTTATTTVGTGTATSIMEPIPLSGGEFTYWNPALTWSDLPTTNGAFP; encoded by the coding sequence ATGATTCAAGAGTTGTTGGGTGGTGTGGTGGAGGAGCGGAAGATCTCCATCCCGGGAAGCCTTCTAATCGATCCATCCTCTTCCTCAACTTCCCTTTCCTCCACCTCCCTATCTTCTGCCTCATCCTCGCCTTCGGCCACCTCGGAGCCACATCAGAACCTGAGGTGCCCCCGGTGCGACTCCTCCAACACCAAATTCTGCTACTACAACAACTACAACCTCACCCAGCCCCGCCACTTCTGCAAGACCTGCCGCCGCTACTGGACCAAGGGCGGCGCTCTCCGCAATGTTCCCATCGGCGGTGGATGCCGCAAGGCCAAGGCTGCCCCAGTTATCGCAGCTGGGGCCAGCAAGTCAGGTGCCACCAAGGCGAAGCCTTCATCACCTGATCTCTTGGCAAGGTCAGGCATCAGCGGAGGGCTTGAGCATGAGCTCCCGTCGAGCCCGTTATTCTGGGCTTCGCCGCATACTTCACACTTGATGGCCTTGCTCAGGGCCACCACCGTCcacaaccctaaccctaacccccaTTCAAGCTCCACACTCAGTTCTGTAAGAAATAAGGAGGATGGGGCCATGATGGGCACACACATGGCGGCCGACACGGTTGGTCATGCATTAAACTCACAAGGCCTGAGCTTGGACCCTTTAGGTCAGCTCCCAGTAGCGCCTTGTGGTTCCTTGTGGAGGAATGGCAACCAGTATGCATATCAGCAACAGCCGCAGACGCAGCCGCTGCAACAGCATAGCAACATGTTGTTGGGCGAAGTACCGAGCTCCGGAATCCAAGAGCTGTACCAAAGGTTCAAATCATCCGCAAATTACTGCAATGACCAGCTGCAGGCGGTCATGAGCAATGTGGGTTGTTTggattcttcttgttcttcagctACTACTGCTATGACAACAGCGACAACGACTGTGGGCACTGGTACTGCCACTTCGATCATGGAGCCGATCCCCCTCTCAGGAGGTGAATTCACTTACTGGAACCCAGCACTTACTTGGTCTGATCTGCCCACAACTAATGGTGCATTTCCCTAA